From Nitrospira sp., the proteins below share one genomic window:
- the lpxB gene encoding lipid-A-disaccharide synthase, whose translation MPKVLIISGEASGDLHGANLARALKALDPDVTLVGVGGAAMKAAGVRLVEGFGHLDIMGLIGLSAIRAVIKRFVAMRRLLRSEPWDAVVFIDNPGLNLRYAWFAKAAGLRVIYYIAPQIWAWNPGRMKYIQQRVDRVIVILPFEAELYQKVGLPCTFVGHPLLDAVAPHYDRTSLRERFQVKTGGPVVALLPGSRSREVQSLLPTLLEAAERLARARPDMQFILAQASTISDHLIQPILRQSAVPVTVVKEQASEVMAVSDLVLVASGTATLQAAVVGTPMVLLYRTDRVTYRLARWLIRVPWIGLVNLVAGRSVVPELIQDEATGERLYEEARRLLEDAAAYDEMKRALAAVKASLGEPGASYRAAQVVLDTCRA comes from the coding sequence ATGCCCAAGGTTCTGATCATCAGCGGTGAGGCCTCAGGCGATCTGCACGGAGCGAATCTGGCGCGGGCGCTGAAGGCGCTCGATCCGGACGTGACGCTGGTGGGCGTCGGAGGGGCGGCGATGAAGGCGGCGGGCGTACGGCTCGTGGAGGGCTTCGGCCATCTCGATATCATGGGGCTGATCGGCCTGTCGGCCATCCGCGCGGTCATCAAGCGGTTTGTGGCCATGCGCCGGCTGCTCAGATCGGAACCGTGGGATGCCGTGGTGTTTATCGACAACCCGGGATTGAACCTCCGCTATGCCTGGTTTGCCAAGGCGGCGGGCCTGCGGGTGATCTACTATATTGCACCGCAGATCTGGGCGTGGAATCCGGGCCGGATGAAATATATCCAGCAGCGGGTGGATCGGGTGATCGTCATTCTTCCATTCGAGGCCGAGCTGTATCAGAAAGTTGGGCTGCCGTGCACGTTTGTCGGCCATCCCTTGCTCGATGCGGTGGCCCCGCACTACGACCGGACGAGTTTGCGGGAGCGATTTCAAGTCAAGACGGGCGGGCCTGTGGTGGCCTTGTTGCCGGGAAGCCGGTCCCGCGAAGTCCAGTCCCTGCTTCCGACCTTGCTGGAGGCTGCGGAACGGCTGGCGCGCGCCCGCCCTGACATGCAATTTATTTTGGCGCAGGCTTCCACAATCTCCGATCATCTCATTCAGCCGATTCTGCGGCAGAGCGCCGTGCCGGTCACGGTGGTGAAGGAGCAGGCCAGCGAAGTGATGGCTGTGTCGGATCTCGTCTTGGTGGCGTCGGGGACCGCCACGCTGCAGGCCGCCGTCGTGGGTACTCCGATGGTGCTGCTCTATCGAACCGATCGGGTGACCTATCGGCTGGCGCGCTGGTTGATTCGCGTACCATGGATCGGGCTGGTCAATCTGGTCGCCGGCCGGTCGGTTGTGCCCGAACTGATTCAGGATGAGGCGACGGGTGAGCGATTGTATGAAGAGGCTCGCCGGCTCTTGGAAGATGCGGCGGCGTATGATGAAATGAAACGGGCGTTGGCGGCGGTGAAGGCCAGCCTCGGAGAGCCGGGCGCGTCGTATCGGGCGGCCCAGGTGGTGTTGGACACATGTCGAGCCTAG
- the lpxI gene encoding UDP-2,3-diacylglucosamine diphosphatase LpxI (LpxI, functionally equivalent to LpxH, replaces it in LPS biosynthesis in a minority of bacteria.) yields the protein MVTSSPTTGGRIGLIAGNGRFPIIFADNARKLGYHVSAVAHEGETDPELARHVDRIQWIKIGQLNKLIQAFKEDEIRQAVMLGGIKKTHVFTTVRPDFRTLALAARVALWKDDDILREFAAELEREGIVICESTFGLEGILVEEGPLTSRTPTKKEWDDIRYGWQVAEAIGRLDIGQCVVIKDKVVVAVEAVEGTDGAIKRGGELAKDGAVVVKRCKPQQDLRFDLPAIGPRTIDVMASVKASVLAVEAGRTVILDREAVLEKAQGFGIAIVGLKQVEPMER from the coding sequence GTGGTCACGTCATCTCCTACCACTGGCGGCCGAATCGGGTTGATTGCCGGGAACGGTCGTTTCCCCATCATCTTTGCGGACAATGCCCGCAAGCTGGGCTATCACGTCTCGGCGGTTGCTCACGAGGGGGAGACGGATCCCGAATTGGCGCGCCACGTCGATCGTATTCAGTGGATCAAGATCGGCCAGCTCAATAAGCTGATTCAGGCGTTCAAAGAGGATGAAATCCGGCAGGCCGTGATGCTGGGGGGCATCAAGAAAACGCACGTCTTCACCACCGTCCGTCCGGATTTTCGCACGCTGGCCCTGGCCGCGCGGGTGGCTCTGTGGAAGGATGACGATATCCTGCGGGAATTTGCGGCTGAGTTGGAGCGGGAAGGGATCGTCATTTGCGAATCGACCTTCGGGCTTGAGGGGATTCTGGTTGAAGAAGGCCCGCTGACGTCCCGTACGCCGACCAAGAAAGAGTGGGACGATATTCGATATGGATGGCAGGTGGCTGAAGCCATCGGCCGTCTCGATATCGGCCAATGTGTGGTGATCAAGGACAAGGTCGTCGTCGCAGTCGAAGCGGTGGAAGGGACTGACGGCGCCATCAAGCGGGGCGGTGAATTGGCCAAAGACGGCGCGGTGGTCGTGAAACGGTGCAAGCCGCAGCAAGACTTGCGGTTCGATCTGCCGGCCATCGGGCCGCGCACGATCGACGTGATGGCCTCGGTGAAGGCCAGCGTCTTGGCGGTCGAAGCCGGCCGGACGGTGATCCTCGATCGCGAGGCGGTGCTGGAAAAGGCCCAAGGGTTTGGAATTGCCATTGTCGGGCTCAAGCAGGTCGAGCCGATGGAGAGGTGA
- a CDS encoding lysophospholipid acyltransferase family protein, whose translation MSIKKRIENWLKFTVLPPLGALVIRGIKGTMRLEQRGHEPVDALYREGRSIILAFWHAQQLMIPFGYRGAGSHVLISQHGDGEIIARIIARFGHEAVRGSSTRGGAGALRALIKLGRSGKDVVVTPDGPKGPRQVAKLGVIQLAKATGLPIVPLGFGCSKKNSSRAGIASWCRIPSRGDCSSGAHRSGSRARRMRLPLKPLASNWNQR comes from the coding sequence ATGAGCATAAAGAAGCGCATCGAGAATTGGCTCAAGTTTACGGTGCTGCCGCCGCTCGGGGCGCTGGTGATCCGCGGAATTAAGGGGACGATGCGGCTGGAGCAGCGGGGCCATGAACCGGTGGATGCGTTGTATCGCGAGGGGCGGTCGATCATTCTCGCGTTCTGGCATGCGCAGCAGTTGATGATCCCCTTTGGCTATCGCGGCGCCGGCTCGCATGTCTTGATCAGCCAGCACGGAGACGGAGAGATCATTGCCAGAATTATTGCCCGATTCGGCCACGAGGCGGTGCGCGGGTCGAGTACGAGAGGCGGAGCCGGAGCGTTGCGTGCGTTGATCAAGCTTGGACGGTCGGGGAAAGATGTGGTGGTGACGCCGGACGGCCCCAAAGGGCCTCGGCAGGTGGCCAAGCTGGGCGTGATTCAGCTGGCGAAGGCCACCGGGTTGCCGATTGTTCCCTTGGGGTTTGGCTGCTCAAAAAAAAACTCTTCTCGAGCTGGGATCGCTTCATGGTGCCGTATCCCTTCTCGCGGGGACTGTTCCTCTGGGGCGCACCGATCTGGGTCTCGCGCGAGGCGGATGAGGCTGCCCTTGAAGCCGCTCGCGTCGAACTGGAATCAGCGCTGA
- the msbA gene encoding lipid A export permease/ATP-binding protein MsbA, with product MSSLERFRRLVRYVRPYRARFIVAIACSGAVAALSGLYAWLVKPVLDGIFIEKNESLLLALPLALLGVSIVKAFFSYGQTYLTSYVGNRVIADIRQALFQHLMRLPVGYHDENTSGRLVSRVVNDVSLMANAVSNVLKDIFQHSLTFLVMLGVIFYQNWKLAGLSIVVIPLSVVTMSRMGRRLRTLATKGQERMGDMSNTIQETLSGIRMVKAFKREEAEAQRFAVSNQAFLATTLKANQVWSIGSSHMEVIGVIGVAVIIWYGGYLVIHDEMTPGAFFSFLTAMFMAFTPIRKLAGSNNLIQQALAAAERVYEVLDLRTEQDQDRGTVECQGIRQGIEFQGVALSYNGQTAAALSGIDLAIRTGEVVALVGSSGSGKSTLVSLLPRFYQPTSGRILLDGTPLESYSLPSLRAQIGIVSQDIVLFDDTVANNIAFGRPGASPQDVERAAVQAYAHDFIMQLPDGYATVIGERGVKLSGGQRQRLAIARAILRDPPLLILDEATSALDTESERIVQLALSNLMRNRTTVVIAHRLSTVQNADRIVVLDRGRIAEIGSHEELLRKNGLYRRLHAMQFQDVANG from the coding sequence ATGTCGAGCCTAGAGCGATTTCGACGTCTCGTTCGGTATGTCCGCCCGTATCGGGCGCGGTTCATCGTGGCCATCGCCTGTTCAGGGGCGGTGGCCGCCTTGTCCGGCCTCTATGCCTGGTTGGTCAAACCGGTGCTTGACGGCATCTTCATCGAAAAAAACGAGAGCCTGTTGCTGGCCTTGCCGCTGGCCCTGTTAGGCGTATCGATTGTGAAGGCTTTTTTTAGCTATGGGCAGACCTATTTGACGAGTTATGTCGGCAACCGGGTGATTGCGGATATCCGTCAGGCGCTGTTCCAGCATCTCATGCGCTTGCCGGTGGGGTATCACGACGAGAATACCTCAGGTCGGCTGGTCTCGCGCGTCGTCAACGATGTCAGCTTGATGGCCAACGCGGTGTCCAACGTCTTGAAAGATATTTTCCAGCACAGCCTCACGTTTCTCGTGATGCTGGGGGTGATTTTCTATCAAAATTGGAAATTGGCCGGCCTGTCGATCGTGGTCATTCCGCTGTCGGTCGTCACGATGTCGCGGATGGGCCGGCGCCTGCGGACGCTGGCCACCAAGGGGCAGGAGCGGATGGGCGACATGTCGAACACCATTCAGGAGACCTTGAGCGGCATCCGGATGGTGAAGGCGTTCAAACGGGAAGAGGCGGAAGCTCAGCGCTTTGCCGTCAGCAACCAGGCGTTTCTCGCGACGACGCTCAAGGCGAATCAAGTGTGGTCGATCGGGTCGTCCCACATGGAAGTGATCGGCGTCATCGGCGTGGCGGTGATTATCTGGTATGGCGGCTACCTCGTCATTCACGATGAGATGACGCCGGGGGCGTTCTTCTCCTTTCTCACGGCCATGTTTATGGCGTTTACGCCGATCAGAAAACTGGCGGGCTCGAATAATTTGATTCAGCAGGCCTTGGCGGCGGCTGAACGGGTGTATGAAGTGCTCGATCTGAGAACGGAGCAGGACCAGGATCGAGGGACGGTGGAGTGTCAGGGCATCCGCCAGGGCATCGAGTTCCAAGGCGTGGCGCTCAGCTATAACGGGCAGACGGCGGCGGCGCTGTCGGGGATCGACCTGGCGATTCGTACCGGCGAGGTCGTGGCGCTCGTGGGCAGCAGCGGGAGTGGAAAGAGCACGCTGGTGAGCCTCTTGCCCAGATTTTATCAGCCGACGAGCGGACGGATTCTGCTCGATGGCACGCCGCTGGAATCCTATTCCTTGCCGTCGTTGCGCGCCCAGATCGGAATTGTCTCGCAAGACATTGTGTTGTTCGACGATACGGTGGCGAATAACATTGCCTTTGGCCGTCCCGGTGCGAGCCCGCAAGATGTGGAACGAGCGGCCGTGCAGGCCTATGCCCATGACTTTATCATGCAATTGCCGGACGGGTATGCCACGGTGATCGGTGAGCGGGGTGTGAAACTGTCTGGCGGCCAGCGCCAGCGGCTGGCGATTGCGCGGGCGATTTTGCGGGACCCGCCGTTGCTGATTCTCGACGAAGCGACCTCCGCGCTCGACACGGAATCCGAGCGCATTGTGCAGTTGGCGTTAAGCAATTTAATGCGGAACCGGACGACGGTGGTGATTGCTCATCGTCTCTCGACAGTGCAGAATGCGGATCGGATTGTGGTCTTGGACCGGGGCAGGATTGCCGAGATCGGGTCGCACGAGGAGTTGCTGCGGAAGAACGGATTGTATCGGCGCTTGCATGCGATGCAGTTTCAGGATGTCGCGAATGGATGA
- a CDS encoding Gfo/Idh/MocA family oxidoreductase, with the protein MNDQTDQTDQTDEEGMTALRAGVIGVGHLGQHHARLYASIPGVTLAGVTDQSLERAQEIAGRHGAQVYGSPAELLPHVDLVSVAVPTSSHYAVAKVCLEAGKHVLVEKPIAVQPAEAHELVALAKAKGRRLQVGHSERFNPIMRVMRPHIQRPVFIEAHRLASYNERGTDVDVVLDLMIHDLDLVLSFNPGSVEEVRASGVAVLSPTIDIANARIQFSSGCVANLTASRISTNKMRRLRLFQRDGYVSIDFQTRQGIISRRVSPPGERPTLDTEQFQGNADEPLKLQLESFVQAIRTESRPEVSGDDGAAALDAAHLVLKAIQEFAARQS; encoded by the coding sequence GTGAATGACCAGACAGACCAGACAGACCAGACAGACGAGGAAGGCATGACGGCTTTGCGCGCGGGAGTCATTGGGGTCGGGCATCTGGGACAGCACCATGCGAGGCTTTATGCGTCGATTCCCGGTGTCACGCTCGCCGGAGTGACGGATCAAAGTCTCGAGCGGGCACAGGAGATTGCCGGCCGCCATGGCGCGCAGGTGTACGGCAGCCCGGCCGAGCTGTTGCCGCATGTCGATCTGGTGAGCGTGGCCGTTCCGACCTCGTCGCATTATGCCGTCGCCAAGGTGTGTCTCGAAGCGGGCAAGCATGTGCTGGTCGAAAAGCCGATCGCCGTGCAGCCGGCCGAGGCGCATGAGCTGGTGGCGTTGGCGAAGGCCAAGGGGCGCCGTCTGCAAGTCGGGCATAGCGAGCGATTCAATCCGATCATGCGGGTCATGCGGCCCCACATTCAGCGGCCGGTCTTCATCGAAGCCCATCGGTTGGCGTCGTATAACGAACGGGGTACGGATGTCGATGTGGTACTCGATCTAATGATTCACGATCTGGATCTGGTCCTTTCGTTCAACCCCGGTTCAGTCGAAGAGGTGCGGGCCTCCGGTGTGGCCGTGCTCTCCCCGACCATCGATATCGCGAACGCGCGCATCCAATTCAGCAGCGGGTGTGTGGCCAATCTGACCGCCAGCCGTATTTCGACCAATAAGATGCGCCGCCTGCGTCTGTTTCAGCGCGATGGCTATGTGTCCATCGATTTCCAGACCCGGCAGGGCATCATCTCCCGTCGCGTGTCGCCACCCGGTGAACGGCCGACGCTCGATACCGAGCAGTTCCAGGGAAATGCCGACGAGCCGCTGAAGCTGCAGCTCGAATCGTTCGTGCAGGCCATTCGGACTGAGTCCCGTCCCGAGGTGTCCGGCGATGACGGCGCGGCAGCGCTGGATGCCGCCCATCTTGTGCTCAAAGCGATTCAGGAGTTCGCCGCGCGCCAGTCGTAG